AGACGACCGCTGCTACCCAGTAGCCACTCAACCAGCTCCCGGGCCTCCGCCTCGGCTTTCTCACGGTCACCGAGGAGCTGGATAGACTCCTCCACATGGCTACTCGGCACCTGGATGAGACCAGCTGCCTTGAGGCTGCCAAGCATAGTGTAGAATAACTGTGGCCAGCCTGCACGCGGCGCCGGAGCCTCCTCTACCACCGCTACCGGCACGCCTACACGCCTAGCCCAGGCAGCTAGCCGGCCACCAGTAGTGACGGCCACCACGTTGGCTCCTAGCCTGTAGGCTCTGGAGGCACAGTTCAGCGTCTCCCGCGTGTTCCCCGAAAAACTGACAGCATAGACTAGGCTCCCCCGACACCACCTCGGAGGCTCAGCCGACTTCACCACATAGACTGGGAGCCCTCCATACGCGGCAGAGAGCGCTGCTAGGTAGTCTCCTGCCGCACCACTGCCCCCCATGCCACATACTACGACATTCTCTGCCCGCGCGTAGCCCGGAGGGAGCTGGAGAGCAAGCCCCGAAGCATAGGCTCGGCGCGCTGGCCCAGCCCAATTGAGGTAATACTCGTAGAAGCTTGACGCCATGCCCAACTACACCCACTATACTCTCTAGCACAGAGGCTAGAGACCTAAAGAAGCCACTGCATCCCGTAGAAGCCCGCAAGGAGCAGGGGAGAATAGGGTGGTGGGCCCGGGGGGATTCGAACCCCCGACCTCCCGGTTATCAGCCGGGCGCTCCGCCGGGCTGAGCTACGGGCCCACAGCCAAACGTGGACCAGACCGCCCTGGCCGAGGCTTCCCCCAGGCCCCGTCTGGTGAGCTAGAGGCCCGTCTAGGGTTATTTGAGTCTTGCACCCAGAGGGTTGTAGCCGGGAGTAGGGGGCAGGAAGATTGAGTCTCCGCCGGCGGAGGATGCAGCGAAGCGGCAGTAGTGGTGGACGACGAGGCCCCGGGGCTAGTGATGCGTTCCTACGAGAGGCTAGCGAGGCCGTTGAGCCCGTACATGGGCAGGGGTTCTTCTACGTGGGCTACGGCTACGTGGCATACTACCTTGTCTTCGACTACCTGGATCCACTGGGCTACTACGACGCTGTACTCCGGGACCCGAGGCTCTACGAGGAGGAGGTTCTACGGCTCTACTACGGGATGCAGGAGCTCGTTGACCAGGAGAAGGTGGTCGTCAACGGCGAGCGTGTAAGACCCCGGGTCGCGATGGTCGATATAGGGTTCCGGGGCCGCAAGAACCGGGTCTTCATAGTCTTCGCGCTCCGGTTCACAGCGCCTATAAGACCGGGCGTAAACGTGTACGAGAACCACTATGAGCCGGAGGAGATAGAGTATAGCTACGAAGCCTACTGGATATTCCCGCCGGGCTCGAGGATACTCGAAGTGGATATGGGTACTGGGACTGAGGACTGGGAGATAGTCGGGAAGAATACCCTAGCCATCTACGGGCATCGAGGCGGCCGCACAGGCGGCTACGAGAAGATAGTCTTCCGGATGCCCGAGCCCGGACAGCTAGTAGCGGGGTTCACCGGGGACGAGGAAGATTAGCTTGTTCTACGTAGACTCTTACTTCCTCTGCCTGGAGCCGAGCCGCGCCTTCGAGAGCCCGCTCTCCGACTAGCGTCTCTTCACCCGATATTAGGAGTAGCTCGATCCTCCTAGGTGAGGGGTCACTATAGACGTGTAGTTCACCTTGCTCTCCTCGGCACCTCATGTATAGCCTGGCGTTCACCGTTAATAGTTCATCGAGGATGTCAATGCATGTTCTGCCGGCTGTGCGAACCCCTATCTCCTGGCCCCTCAGCGCTATAGCGCTAGCAGCAAGGATGTTGAAGATGTCACCTATTTCGAAGCCTCTCCTCCTGACAATCGCAGCGTACATAGAGCCTGCCGGGGAGGGTATCGTTGTCAGCCTAGGCTGCGGCGTAGCCGGCTGCTGTACCCTAGCTGGCTCCATAGGTCTGACCTGCCTAGTTTGGGTCGCCTGTGCAGCTGGTGAGCCCGTTTGCTGGGAGCGTAGCCCTACAAGTTGTGCTACGGCAGCAACGCCACCAGGTATGATACTTGAAGGCATTGCCTGGAAGTCTATCCTCACTCTGTCATCGCTGAGTTTAATTATCTCTATAGTGCCCTGCTTCGCGTCTAGAAACTTAGCAAGCTCTTGGAGACATTGCTGTCCATATAATGGCGTTCCACGGGATCGAACCGCTATACAGCCCGCCCTTCCATCGCGAGAAACCTCTAAATGGAATGTGAAGCCGTGGGGAGCGTAGTAAACGAGGCGTGCATAGCCTAGCTTAATAGTTTCCACGATGGCGTTACGGAGAGGAAGCCTTGAAGCGTCTACTAGGCGGAGAGTATGGCCACGGGTTACAAACAAGGCTTGATCCGCACCTCTCTTGATAGTATTGATAATATAGGAGTACTATGAGTCGGGACTACGTTGTAAACACTACCGGCTCTCGACGAGCCCGGGATGCAGATAAATTATTGCCTTCTCTTCTCCGTCAGTATTAGACCCAGCGACGCTGCTAGAGGTGCTGCGCCAACTATAGTGGCTATGACTGGGTCTATGCCGAGTAGGAGCGAGCTAGCATAGTATGCCGCAACTACTCCTCCACCTATAGTCAATCTTATTAGGAGCGGGGTTTCGCCCTTCTCTTCTGAGACTACTTCACCTTCATTGCTCTGAGCACGTGGAGTCACTGCTACTGCTGAGCGTTGTTTCTCCGCCTTAGCTGGCTCAACACGTCCTGGCGCGAGCATTAATTCTGCGCCGCAATTGGGACAACTACGTGCAGGACTTGCTGTCCCACAGTAGGGGCAAAGAGTGGCCGTAAATGGTATTCTTTTGCCGCAGCTCGGACAGGTATAGGTATGTACGTCGAGTACCGCGCTACAGTTCGGGCAAGAGATTGGCGCTCCCGTAGCCAGCCTCCTCACCGGGTCAAGCAGACTCTCTACTGCCTGGCGTTCACCTAGGATAGCTACTGTGAATCCCTCACCTACATCAGCTACAAGGAGAGCCTTACCGCCTTGATCGGCTAGTATGACGCGGGCATTACCAGTAAGCTTCTGCCAGCTAGATTCGAGATAAACAGCGCTCGCTGCGGCAAGTTCGTCAGCGTATATTTCATATTCGGGGTTCAGCGCTTGTACACTATAAGTGAAACCTTCATGAGCAGCAACAACTATATCAACACCGTCGACGGAGGATGCGAGCGCAATTATACTGGTAATCCTCTCCTCGGGAGAAGCTATCCTCGGCACAGCCAGCGCCTCGGTCACGACGTAGAAACACCCCGCTACTACAGGAGGGTTTAAGGCTCTGCATTAATAATATACTCCCGCGTCTAGCAAAATCACTGTACTAGACTATGGCCGATAATGTGTAACTCGGCATATTCCTCTTCTCGGCAACATCCACCACGAATACATGATAGAATGCTGCAACCACTTCATCGCCGAGCCTACCCCAGAGCTGCCGGAGCTCCCGGAATTCCCCATTATCGAGGAAGCCCAGGTCAACCATGGCCTGGGGTGGCCAGCCACCAGGATAGCCCTTCTCACGTTCGATCTCTACTACGTCCCTCCAGTAGCTCGCAGAGACTGCTGGAAGGCCCTGGAAGGGGCTAAGCCCCGCATACACATGAGCTACGAGCTGTAGACCATACCAGGTGGGGGTCCATGCAACCCATGATAGTATGTTGTGCGGGAGCTTCGATGGGAGCAACGGTATCGGCAGCTCGCCTGGATCGGGACTACGCAACTCTATACCGAGGTCAGCCAGTAGATCGACAGGCATGTAGTGGGCGTCACGCGCCGGGATAACTATAAGCGGGTAATCTGGCTCACTCATAACTGCTGCAGCCTCTATGTCGAAGAGGTAGACCCACCTACGACCATCTACAATGCCTAGCGCTGCATTAGAGGTAGTCACGTCTACATGGACTATGTCGGCAGCCTCGAGACAGGCTAGAGCCTTAAGCACGTCGAGCGCCATTGCAGCACGTTCACCATCATTTATCATCAGGAGGTAGTCGTGCAGCTTCTCCTCATCGTTAACTATATCCGCTATAGTAGTGAAGCCCTCCACGCTCCGGAAGACAAGTACCGCTTGCTCGCCAAGAGCCCCCACTGCAAGGGGAAGTCCGCGACTAACGAGGCTACGGGGAAGTGCTGGACCACAGCGGCGACGAAGTCTAACTAGCCTGCGGAGTATCTCCGCTATACGCTCTATGGGCTTAGCAAGCTGGGTCTGCTTCTCAGTAAACACCTTAGCTATGTATCTCTGATTACCTATCTTGAGCTCGTATATGTCAGCCTCGCCACCGCTATCTATGAACTCCCAGCTAGAGGTATCACTCGACACGACACGGCCATCAACAAATACTAGCGTTATCTTGGCCACCATGCCCTACCTCCTGACTACCCATAGTCTAAGGAGCTACTTAGTGCAGTTAGGGACTATCCGGGAGATACAAAAGACAAATGCTAAGAAACCATGTACTAGACTGATAACGAAAGTTACCCGGGAGCTAGAGTACTGCTGTCTCGCTCAGTCTCTCTACGAAGCGACGTACAGCCTCTTCCCACTCTTTCGTTATCCTATCATCCCTTGGTGCATCGATGAACATCTTCTCGTGGTACGGCGGATCTACTATGTCTATAAGGCCGCGCTCTTCTAGCACCTTGCGTTGTGCCTCTCGGAGAAAGCTAGCTATGTCGCGTAGTGTTTCACGGTCTGCGTCAAGCCCGAGTGCTATAGTAGCTAAGCCTATCCTATTCCTCTGGTTAAGTTCTTGAAGCTTTGCCAGCATCTCTCCCGTGAGCTTCTCCGCCGCAGTAGCCACATCCTCCGGTGTCCTCTTGGTCTCTTTACCGTCAGTGAAGAGGAATACAGTGACGTATTTCTCGCTTGGTAGACTCGTATCACTTATATATCTTTCAACTACACCCATAGCTTGTTCGATAGCATCCGCCATTGCAGTCATGCCATATGGTTCATTCTCGTTTAGACTTTCTTTGAAGGCTTGTAGAGCTGGGTTATCCCCAGTAACGGGAAAATACACCTGCCCGCCTCTCTCAACAACTGCTACATCATCACTAAACCATACAAAGCCTACACGAAATGCTGGCGCCATGTTGCTTCTGTTCAAACGATATAATAGCTTCTCAACAAGTTCTACCAAATGATCCCACTTACCTCTATGGTCATAAGTCTTCGGCTCGCTCATGCTAAGTGAACGATCAAGAACGAATACTACTAGCACAGTATAGCTAAGTGGCCGCTTCTTTAACACCTTTAGTATCGTCGAGGGAAGCGCCATAGTAATCCTCCTCTCCCCCGTAAGACCCACAGCGTTTCTATAATCCGGGCCTAAGCTATTCTAAAGTGCTATATATTGTTACTTAACTGATACATCTCTATTCTTCTTCGCGCTTTAACACAGTGATGACGCCTACTCCGCCAGCAACGCTAGCAAACACTATCGAATTCTGAGTAGCTATTACTATGCGTTGTACTTGTCCTTCACCAAGTTCTTCAAGTGCTTTAGAGAGAATAGAGATAGCTTCCGATAAACCACGGGCTGCCCTTGCTGCTTGGTCCTCAGGTAATCCATCAACGTTTATCATATTGCTGGTAGTGAGGTCCACCGCCATACTCCTTATAGTGCTACCGCCGGCGAATTTTGCTTGACCGCCTTGAGCCATTGAGAGAAGATTGAGAAGCTCTACGAATATGTCTCCTAGCTTGCCGCCTGGTGCACGCGGCTGGAGCACTGCAGGGAATGAGCTAACGAGTCCAACAACGAATCGGTTAACTATCCTCGAGACAGCATCGCCGCCATACTCCTCTACGAGAGGGCCTCCCATCTCCGCCTCTATATAGAGGCGGCAAGTTGCTCCCCGGCTTACTGCCGTGACTATCACTTTGCCATTAAGATCACCCTTTGCTTCGTATACTAGACGGTCGGGTTCCTTCCTTAGACGAACCTCTACGCGATATTCGCGCTTCAGCGTAGAGGAGAATACCAGTATCGCAGCGTCTCTCTTTTCGCCTCTTTCAACAAGTCTTGCGGCTCCTGCAAAGAAGTCGCCCGGGTTCTTGGAGGCTAGAAACGTTATGACTCTATCACAAGGCGCACGTATATCTAGAACAACGTCTCTACGAATACTAGGCACCAGACTTTGCACCCCAGCCTGAATTTGTTAGCCTTTTGGGGAGGAATATTATTACTTAGGGGGCCATCAGTGGGATAAAGAGCTACGGGTGTGAGGGGAAGCCTTGCCCTGGCGAGTGTGGGTCGCGACGCTCAATACAGTACACGGAGAAGACGACATCAGCTACTGGTTGTCGAAAGACGCTAACAGGGGTGCCGCGGCTGTAGCTGACGGTGTATCAACAACTGGCGGGGGAGGCGCATCATATCTCGCAGCACACGGGTTTACCCTAGCATGCCGCATACTAGCCCGAGAAGCTAGCCTCAACACCTTAAGATCCTGCCTATCCTATGTATCTAAGTTGGCACGCGAATCAAATATCTCAGACGCCGACACTATCGC
The window above is part of the Pyrodictium delaneyi genome. Proteins encoded here:
- a CDS encoding vWA domain-containing protein; the protein is MALPSTILKVLKKRPLSYTVLVVFVLDRSLSMSEPKTYDHRGKWDHLVELVEKLLYRLNRSNMAPAFRVGFVWFSDDVAVVERGGQVYFPVTGDNPALQAFKESLNENEPYGMTAMADAIEQAMGVVERYISDTSLPSEKYVTVFLFTDGKETKRTPEDVATAAEKLTGEMLAKLQELNQRNRIGLATIALGLDADRETLRDIASFLREAQRKVLEERGLIDIVDPPYHEKMFIDAPRDDRITKEWEEAVRRFVERLSETAVL
- a CDS encoding zinc ribbon domain-containing protein encodes the protein MTEALAVPRIASPEERITSIIALASSVDGVDIVVAAHEGFTYSVQALNPEYEIYADELAAASAVYLESSWQKLTGNARVILADQGGKALLVADVGEGFTVAILGERQAVESLLDPVRRLATGAPISCPNCSAVLDVHTYTCPSCGKRIPFTATLCPYCGTASPARSCPNCGAELMLAPGRVEPAKAEKQRSAVAVTPRAQSNEGEVVSEEKGETPLLIRLTIGGGVVAAYYASSLLLGIDPVIATIVGAAPLAASLGLILTEKRRQ
- a CDS encoding SIS domain-containing protein, which gives rise to MASSFYEYYLNWAGPARRAYASGLALQLPPGYARAENVVVCGMGGSGAAGDYLAALSAAYGGLPVYVVKSAEPPRWCRGSLVYAVSFSGNTRETLNCASRAYRLGANVVAVTTGGRLAAWARRVGVPVAVVEEAPAPRAGWPQLFYTMLGSLKAAGLIQVPSSHVEESIQLLGDREKAEAEARELVEWLLGSSGRLVILAPEPYYPVAVRMRSELAENAKLAADTGQVPEIGHNMIEAWAAGGDARVLVLDPGEEPWSTLLHQVVGLARPASVHVVKLRGGNMVSRMVWGTWLAGLASVLYALRKGIDPERIRTIKAFRSVVEGTTGWDALD